One region of Clostridia bacterium genomic DNA includes:
- a CDS encoding class B sortase — protein MKQRLLKTVALLLALGTALAAAACKSGGEASPAPPESVSSVAVEDAGSPRSVELEPIVDDDLPAVAYEGPDGVLDNLRLLYAYNPDTVGWVTITNNGGVSFIDYPVVQSYDNNFYLRRSFFGGYASGGTVFMHYRCNAVDLSQNTVIFGHNLKDHTLFAQLLKYADASFYNSAPVIEFSTLYKEYRFKIFAAFYTTIRFDYIRPSYSASGFSAVVNEALARSSIKTNVDVAADDSIITLSTCAYVSGVDGARFVVMGRLLREGESSSGCFASDNPNALGITQKYRP, from the coding sequence ATGAAACAGCGACTGTTAAAAACCGTCGCGCTGCTGCTCGCGCTCGGAACGGCGCTGGCGGCCGCGGCGTGCAAAAGCGGCGGCGAAGCATCTCCCGCTCCGCCGGAAAGCGTCTCCTCCGTCGCAGTAGAAGACGCCGGTTCACCGCGCTCGGTCGAGCTTGAGCCGATCGTCGACGACGACCTGCCCGCTGTTGCCTACGAGGGTCCGGACGGCGTACTCGACAACCTGCGCCTGCTGTATGCTTACAATCCGGACACGGTCGGATGGGTCACGATAACCAACAACGGCGGCGTTTCCTTCATCGACTACCCCGTCGTGCAGTCTTACGACAACAACTTCTACCTGCGCCGCTCCTTCTTCGGCGGCTACGCCTCCGGCGGAACGGTGTTTATGCACTACCGCTGCAACGCCGTCGACCTGTCGCAGAACACAGTTATTTTCGGCCACAATCTGAAGGATCACACCCTCTTTGCGCAGCTGCTTAAATACGCCGACGCGTCCTTCTATAATTCCGCGCCGGTAATAGAATTTTCCACGCTCTATAAGGAATACAGATTCAAGATATTCGCCGCGTTTTACACGACTATTCGGTTCGACTACATACGGCCGTCGTATTCCGCGAGCGGCTTTTCCGCCGTCGTAAACGAAGCGCTCGCGCGTTCAAGCATAAAGACGAACGTCGACGTCGCCGCCGACGATTCGATAATCACGCTCTCCACCTGCGCCTACGTCAGCGGAGTCGACGGCGCGCGCTTCGTCGTCATGGGGCGCCTCCTGCGCGAAGGCGAATCCTCCTCCGGCTGCTTTGCGAGCGACAACCCGAACGCGCTCGGCATAACGCAGAAATACCGCCCGTAG
- a CDS encoding extracellular solute-binding protein, with protein MKNKALKIIALLLALGMVFAMAACKSQGNGGASSSGSGEGEKQGNTDEAGHIVWSSSVDLGSVETIVDDSGEPYVTPTYNYRDKTVSFLSHWSAETPDSVHMIAYMEKYGGPQIKFLTYNYGDCGMKLQAMVLAENAPDVYKLRDRDLITLMFSNVWSDITDKFDWNNRNWRDLKQFMPYVTVDGKVLAAPEVNANTMIWFNRTIFEEYGVEDPLSLWKKNQWTKDNFDSICRKLTIKEGGNTTIYGFAFGHTWLREVFAMFDTNFAKFDNGKYVSNLDDPKLADAVSYIAQMGATEKLYCDMSKASAYFASGKAAMYLFGNWLTMSEPFRSMAANGKIDFVPVPDNTSTGLGPRQDYVIGGHAIPVGARNVNEARAFIEIFNFYKQTPELDKTSTLAQCEINGWTYEQFERMRTPRYYKNQYTYNELLEWEEILNGALKGESWYKMRESFGPKQQLVIDSLFGN; from the coding sequence ATGAAAAACAAAGCGTTGAAAATCATCGCCTTGCTTCTCGCGCTCGGAATGGTCTTCGCCATGGCTGCCTGTAAGAGTCAGGGCAACGGCGGCGCATCTTCTTCCGGCAGCGGCGAGGGAGAAAAGCAGGGCAATACCGACGAAGCCGGACACATAGTCTGGTCGTCTTCCGTCGACCTCGGCTCTGTCGAAACCATCGTCGACGACTCCGGTGAGCCCTACGTCACGCCGACCTATAATTATCGCGACAAGACGGTCAGCTTTTTGAGCCACTGGAGCGCCGAGACCCCCGACTCCGTCCATATGATCGCCTATATGGAGAAGTACGGCGGACCTCAGATCAAGTTCCTCACCTATAACTACGGCGACTGCGGAATGAAGCTCCAGGCGATGGTCCTGGCGGAGAACGCCCCCGACGTCTACAAGCTTCGCGACCGCGACCTCATCACTCTGATGTTCTCGAACGTCTGGTCCGACATCACCGACAAGTTCGATTGGAACAACCGCAACTGGCGCGATCTGAAACAGTTCATGCCTTACGTCACCGTCGACGGCAAGGTCCTTGCCGCGCCCGAAGTAAACGCCAACACAATGATCTGGTTCAACAGGACCATATTCGAGGAATACGGCGTTGAAGACCCGCTCTCCCTCTGGAAGAAAAACCAGTGGACGAAGGATAACTTCGACAGCATCTGCCGCAAGCTGACTATCAAGGAAGGCGGCAACACCACGATATACGGTTTCGCCTTCGGACACACCTGGCTGCGTGAAGTCTTCGCGATGTTTGATACTAACTTCGCGAAATTCGACAACGGCAAGTACGTCAGCAACCTCGATGACCCCAAGCTCGCCGACGCTGTCAGCTACATCGCGCAGATGGGCGCCACCGAGAAGCTCTATTGCGATATGAGCAAGGCGAGCGCCTACTTTGCCTCCGGCAAAGCGGCGATGTACCTCTTCGGCAACTGGCTGACCATGTCCGAGCCGTTCCGCTCGATGGCCGCAAACGGCAAGATCGACTTCGTGCCGGTCCCCGACAACACCTCCACCGGCCTCGGTCCGAGACAGGACTACGTCATCGGCGGCCACGCGATACCCGTCGGCGCGAGAAACGTCAACGAGGCGAGAGCATTCATCGAGATCTTCAACTTCTACAAGCAGACGCCCGAACTCGACAAGACATCCACGCTCGCGCAGTGCGAGATCAACGGCTGGACCTACGAACAGTTCGAGCGCATGCGCACGCCGCGCTACTACAAGAACCAGTACACCTACAACGAGCTGCTCGAATGGGAGGAAATCCTCAACGGCGCGCTCAAGGGCGAAAGCTGGTATAAGATGCGCGAATCCTTCGGCCCGAAGCAGCAGCTTGTCATCGACTCGCTCTTCGGCAACTGA